The Klebsiella sp. RHBSTW-00484 genome includes a window with the following:
- a CDS encoding SDR family NAD(P)-dependent oxidoreductase, whose product MSKKLSAKIALVTGGSSGIGLASAQELANQGATVYIAGRRQEELDAAVALIGPAARGIRADASVLSDLDSVFSTIASESGRLDVLFANAGGGDMMPLGAITEEHFDRIFGTNVRGVLFTVQKALPLLTQGASVILTGSTAAVKGTANFSVYSASKAAVRNLARSWALDLKDRGIRVNVVSPGPVRTPGLGGLVAQEQRQGLFDMLAADVPLGRIGEPEEVGKTVAFLASDDASFINASEIYVDGGLAQI is encoded by the coding sequence ATGAGTAAAAAACTTTCGGCAAAAATCGCGTTAGTCACCGGCGGCAGCTCGGGTATCGGCCTTGCGTCAGCACAGGAACTGGCAAATCAGGGTGCGACGGTGTACATCGCCGGCCGCCGCCAGGAGGAGCTTGACGCTGCGGTAGCGTTAATCGGTCCCGCAGCCAGAGGGATCCGTGCTGATGCCTCTGTTTTAAGCGACCTGGATAGCGTGTTTTCGACCATTGCCAGCGAATCGGGACGACTGGACGTGCTTTTTGCCAATGCGGGCGGCGGCGACATGATGCCGCTGGGTGCCATAACAGAGGAGCACTTCGATCGTATTTTCGGCACCAACGTGCGCGGCGTGTTGTTTACCGTTCAGAAGGCCTTGCCACTATTGACGCAGGGAGCCTCCGTCATCCTTACCGGCTCTACGGCGGCGGTCAAAGGAACTGCGAATTTCAGCGTGTACAGCGCCAGTAAGGCCGCCGTGCGTAATCTTGCCCGTTCATGGGCGCTGGACCTGAAGGATCGCGGTATCCGCGTTAATGTGGTCAGTCCGGGGCCAGTGCGTACACCGGGCCTGGGAGGGCTTGTCGCACAAGAGCAGCGCCAGGGACTCTTTGATATGCTGGCCGCCGACGTACCGCTGGGGCGCATTGGCGAGCCGGAGGAAGTAGGGAAAACTGTCGCGTTCCTGGCTTCTGACGACGCGAGCTTTATTAACGCATCTGAAATCTACGTTGATGGCGGGCTGGCGCAGATCTAA
- a CDS encoding Exc2 family lipoprotein, translating to MKLKIAIIAFSCSLAALSGCTSSKSSPERHAYYFVSHRTDFVGGNFATNRQENYRLNLPNFTEIYAQGQKDKASGMSENDARRTADSIKQQAAQGTKTQHSFNGNANDKWDNAMEDKDAVLFGNELSGAYLDGYLGVK from the coding sequence ATGAAACTAAAAATAGCGATTATTGCATTCAGCTGTTCCCTGGCCGCACTCTCCGGCTGCACCTCCTCAAAATCTTCGCCGGAGCGCCATGCTTACTATTTTGTCTCACACCGCACCGATTTTGTCGGCGGTAATTTCGCCACTAACCGTCAGGAAAATTACCGTTTAAATCTGCCAAACTTTACCGAGATATATGCTCAGGGCCAGAAAGACAAGGCGTCAGGCATGAGCGAAAACGATGCCCGCCGCACCGCTGATTCCATCAAGCAGCAGGCAGCGCAAGGCACAAAGACGCAACACTCTTTCAACGGCAACGCTAACGATAAGTGGGACAACGCAATGGAGGATAAAGACGCCGTGCTGTTCGGCAACGAGCTGTCCGGAGCGTATCTCGATGGCTATCTTGGCGTGAAGTAA
- a CDS encoding Gfo/Idh/MocA family protein, whose translation MIQVGIIGSGFIGPAHLEALRRVGDIEVVALCDSSLELAQQKARQLNVANAYDSVEAMLAHPGLQVVHNCTPNHLHAQINRQILAAGLHVFSEKPLCMTPEEARELVALAENAGVVHGVSFVYRQFAMVQQAAMMMRNGDVGRLFGVHGSYLQDWMLLETDYNWRVDSAQGGASRAVADIGSHWCDTVQFMTGRRIVEVMADLSIVWPTRKAPVAGDATFSQHSDDVRYEERPVDTEDMGSVLFRFDDGSKGCFTVSQVSAGRKNGLTVEINGSQCSLAWDQEIPQRLWVGQRQRPNQLLSDDPSLMLGEVAASAHFPGGHIEGWPDAFKNMMLSFYQAVRAGKMPEERSRRFASFYEGADVMYIVDAIVKSHQQQRWVKVAR comes from the coding sequence ATGATTCAGGTTGGCATTATTGGCTCCGGATTTATTGGCCCGGCGCATCTGGAAGCGCTACGCAGAGTGGGCGATATTGAGGTGGTCGCGCTGTGCGACAGTAGCCTGGAGCTGGCCCAGCAAAAAGCGCGACAGCTTAACGTGGCTAACGCCTACGATAGCGTGGAGGCAATGCTGGCGCATCCGGGTCTACAGGTGGTGCATAACTGCACGCCGAACCACCTGCACGCACAGATTAACCGGCAGATTTTGGCCGCCGGGCTGCACGTCTTTTCTGAAAAGCCGCTATGCATGACGCCGGAAGAGGCGCGTGAGCTGGTGGCGCTGGCGGAAAATGCCGGGGTGGTCCACGGGGTCAGCTTTGTCTATCGCCAGTTTGCCATGGTGCAGCAGGCGGCGATGATGATGCGCAATGGCGATGTCGGGAGGCTGTTTGGCGTACACGGCAGCTATCTCCAGGACTGGATGCTGCTGGAAACCGACTATAACTGGCGGGTCGATTCAGCGCAGGGCGGCGCATCGCGGGCGGTGGCGGATATCGGCTCCCACTGGTGCGATACGGTGCAGTTTATGACCGGCCGACGCATCGTAGAGGTGATGGCTGATCTGTCTATTGTCTGGCCGACGCGCAAAGCGCCCGTTGCCGGGGATGCCACTTTTAGCCAGCATAGTGACGATGTGCGTTATGAAGAACGTCCCGTCGATACTGAAGATATGGGGTCGGTACTGTTCCGTTTTGATGATGGCAGCAAAGGCTGTTTTACCGTCTCGCAGGTGAGCGCCGGGAGAAAGAACGGCCTGACGGTAGAGATCAACGGCAGCCAATGTTCGCTGGCCTGGGATCAGGAGATACCGCAGCGGTTATGGGTTGGTCAGCGTCAGCGGCCAAACCAACTGCTGAGCGACGACCCAAGCCTGATGCTGGGTGAGGTCGCCGCCAGCGCTCATTTTCCTGGCGGGCATATCGAAGGTTGGCCCGATGCCTTTAAAAATATGATGCTGAGCTTTTATCAGGCGGTTCGTGCCGGAAAGATGCCGGAAGAGCGGTCGCGGCGCTTTGCGTCGTTTTATGAGGGCGCAGATGTGATGTACATCGTTGATGCGATAGTGAAAAGCCATCAGCAGCAGCGCTGGGTGAAGGTGGCAAGGTAA